In Paludisphaera rhizosphaerae, one DNA window encodes the following:
- the mch gene encoding methenyltetrahydromethanopterin cyclohydrolase, which translates to MLPLNLNARAAKIVETMRAGADERRIAAHEIDGGGLFIDCGIKSQGGLQAGLDLARVCLGGLADVSIVMGEAAGRATPVVQIWTDHPVHACLASQYAGWALSEGKFFAMGSGPMRAVRAGEPIFETIGCRELSDTIVGVLETRKAPPPEIVAKIAKECGVEPYNVTLLAAPTASLAGGLQIVARSIETALHKLAELRFDLSRVVSAQGSAPMPPVARDDLAAIGRTNDAILYGARVILHVTGDDESLQSVGPGVPSSASRDFGEPFAAIFARYNNDFYAVDPHLFSPAEVVFQNIQTGRTQVFGAPKPEIVAQSFWG; encoded by the coding sequence GATGAGGGCCGGCGCCGACGAGCGCCGGATCGCCGCCCACGAGATCGACGGCGGCGGTCTCTTCATCGATTGCGGGATCAAGAGCCAGGGTGGACTTCAGGCTGGACTCGACCTGGCGCGGGTCTGCCTTGGCGGCCTGGCGGACGTCTCAATCGTCATGGGTGAGGCCGCCGGCCGCGCCACGCCGGTGGTCCAGATTTGGACCGACCACCCCGTCCACGCCTGCCTGGCGAGCCAGTACGCCGGTTGGGCTCTGTCAGAGGGGAAGTTCTTCGCGATGGGCTCCGGCCCGATGCGAGCCGTGCGCGCAGGCGAGCCGATCTTCGAGACGATCGGTTGCCGCGAGCTTTCCGACACGATCGTGGGCGTGCTGGAGACGCGAAAGGCCCCGCCGCCCGAGATCGTGGCGAAGATCGCCAAGGAGTGCGGCGTCGAACCCTATAACGTGACGCTCCTGGCCGCACCAACGGCGAGCCTCGCGGGTGGACTCCAGATCGTCGCCCGCTCGATCGAGACGGCTCTGCACAAGCTGGCGGAGTTGAGGTTCGACCTGTCGCGGGTCGTCTCGGCCCAGGGGTCGGCCCCCATGCCGCCCGTCGCCCGCGACGATCTGGCGGCCATCGGCCGGACGAATGACGCCATCCTTTACGGGGCTCGCGTCATCCTTCACGTCACCGGCGACGACGAGTCGCTCCAGAGCGTTGGGCCTGGCGTCCCCTCGTCAGCCTCGCGGGACTTCGGCGAACCGTTCGCCGCGATCTTCGCCCGCTACAACAACGATTTCTACGCCGTGGATCCGCACCTCTTCAGTCCGGCCGAGGTCGTCTTCCAGAACATTCAGACGGGACGCACGCAGGTCTTCGGGGCTCCGAAGCCCGAGATCGTCGCGCAATCGTTCTGGGGCTGA
- a CDS encoding 6-pyruvoyl trahydropterin synthase family protein codes for MPSSRFKVRVTKDYLVFSSGHFITFDGDTCERIHGHNYRVAVEVDGPLDVNAYVVDFIALRDMTRAIVDELDHRMLLPADSPLIRVAVEGSNTVARYRDRFWSFPTEECVVLPLVNTTSELLADYIARRLLKEMKARGWADPEAVRVEVEECFGQSAEVELVP; via the coding sequence GTGCCGTCATCGCGTTTCAAGGTCCGGGTCACCAAGGATTACCTCGTCTTCTCGTCGGGCCATTTCATCACTTTCGACGGCGACACGTGCGAGCGGATCCACGGCCACAACTATCGGGTGGCCGTCGAGGTCGACGGCCCTCTGGACGTCAACGCCTACGTGGTCGACTTCATCGCCCTGCGAGACATGACCCGGGCGATCGTCGACGAACTCGACCACCGTATGCTCCTTCCCGCCGACAGCCCCCTCATTCGAGTCGCCGTCGAGGGCTCCAATACCGTCGCTCGCTACCGCGACCGCTTCTGGAGCTTCCCAACCGAGGAGTGCGTCGTTCTTCCCCTCGTCAACACCACTTCCGAACTGCTCGCGGACTACATAGCGAGGCGACTTCTGAAGGAAATGAAGGCCCGTGGATGGGCTGACCCCGAGGCGGTTCGGGTCGAGGTCGAAGAGTGCTTCGGCCAGTCGGCCGAGGTTGAGTTGGTCCCCTAG
- a CDS encoding triphosphoribosyl-dephospho-CoA synthase, translating to MNDLSPGMMAQTACLLEVSARKPGNVHRDADFRDLDHLDFLLAASAIAAPLDRARSEGIGAAVLGAVKATRHLVATNANLGMILLLAPMAAVPAEEELAAGLPRVLAATTIDDARLVYEAIRLANPGGLGRSDDQDVADEPTVTLLDAMRIAADRDAIARQYSNGYQEILGEGLPTLRRHLGAERPLETAIIGAYLELLSTYPDTLIARKLGRVAADEASARARSVLASGWPEGERSFAALQDLDDWLRSDGHRRNPGATADLTAAVLFAALRDGTIKLPRAAGSSFWAVGPAAS from the coding sequence ATGAACGACCTGTCGCCCGGCATGATGGCGCAGACGGCCTGCCTCCTGGAGGTCTCGGCCCGGAAGCCGGGGAACGTCCATCGCGACGCCGACTTCCGGGATCTCGACCATCTCGACTTTCTCCTCGCCGCCTCCGCGATCGCGGCCCCGCTCGACCGCGCCCGATCGGAGGGGATAGGCGCGGCTGTTCTCGGTGCGGTGAAGGCAACGAGGCACCTCGTGGCCACGAACGCGAACCTCGGGATGATTCTCCTTCTCGCCCCCATGGCCGCAGTCCCCGCCGAGGAAGAGCTGGCCGCTGGACTCCCACGCGTTCTCGCCGCGACGACGATCGACGACGCCCGCCTCGTTTACGAGGCGATTCGGCTGGCGAACCCGGGGGGGCTCGGGCGGTCGGACGACCAGGATGTCGCCGATGAACCAACGGTCACGCTGCTCGACGCGATGCGGATCGCAGCCGACCGCGACGCCATCGCCAGGCAGTATTCGAACGGCTATCAGGAAATCCTGGGAGAGGGTTTGCCGACCCTCCGTCGCCATCTGGGGGCTGAGCGACCACTCGAAACGGCGATCATCGGCGCGTACCTCGAATTGCTCTCAACCTATCCCGACACTCTGATCGCTCGAAAGCTGGGCCGAGTCGCGGCCGACGAGGCTTCGGCGCGAGCGCGCAGCGTCCTTGCCTCCGGCTGGCCGGAGGGAGAGCGATCCTTCGCCGCCTTGCAGGATCTCGATGACTGGTTGCGGTCGGACGGCCACCGTCGCAATCCGGGAGCAACGGCCGACCTGACGGCGGCGGTCTTGTTCGCCGCCCTCCGCGACGGGACAATCAAGCTTCCGCGTGCCGCCGGCTCGTCCTTCTGGGCGGTCGGGCCTGCCGCCTCATAA
- a CDS encoding ATP-grasp domain-containing protein: MPTFAALVSGYGWHVEDLLRAADAQRVQLRALPFADVNASIGFAGSAVKAGGICLDDMDGVLVRMMPPGTLEQVVFRMDALHRLTAAGVPVWNPPRAVEAAVDKYLTLSLLERRGLPVPATWVGQTAEEAIAAFEALGGDVVVKPLFGSEGRGLMRVEHREMAWRCFHTIERMGAAIYLQRWIRHPGHDLRLFVLKGRVLAAMRRTACDGEWRTNVAIGGRAEAWEPDAEASQLAVVAAEAVGAVFAGVDLIEDVDAGTRLLIEVNAVPGWRALAGATGIDVAAEILAALREAAR, translated from the coding sequence ATGCCTACCTTTGCAGCCCTGGTCTCCGGTTACGGTTGGCACGTCGAGGACCTGCTACGGGCAGCGGATGCGCAGCGCGTCCAACTGCGTGCGCTGCCGTTCGCGGACGTCAATGCGTCGATCGGTTTCGCCGGGTCTGCGGTCAAGGCGGGAGGGATCTGTCTCGACGACATGGACGGCGTGCTGGTTCGAATGATGCCGCCGGGGACGCTGGAGCAGGTCGTCTTTCGCATGGACGCGCTTCACCGATTGACGGCGGCAGGCGTACCCGTCTGGAACCCTCCGCGAGCCGTCGAGGCGGCCGTCGACAAGTACCTTACTCTCAGCCTGCTGGAGAGGCGCGGGCTTCCGGTCCCCGCAACGTGGGTCGGCCAGACGGCGGAGGAGGCGATCGCGGCCTTCGAGGCCCTCGGCGGCGACGTCGTGGTCAAGCCTCTCTTCGGCTCGGAAGGGCGGGGACTGATGCGCGTTGAGCATCGCGAAATGGCCTGGCGATGCTTCCATACGATCGAACGGATGGGTGCGGCGATCTACCTCCAGCGCTGGATCCGACACCCCGGCCACGATCTTCGCTTATTCGTGCTGAAGGGCCGAGTTTTGGCCGCCATGCGGCGGACCGCCTGCGACGGCGAGTGGCGCACGAACGTCGCGATCGGCGGACGAGCCGAAGCGTGGGAGCCCGACGCCGAGGCGTCGCAGTTGGCCGTCGTCGCCGCCGAGGCTGTCGGAGCGGTCTTCGCCGGCGTGGACCTGATTGAGGACGTGGACGCGGGAACGCGGCTTCTGATCGAGGTCAACGCCGTTCCAGGCTGGCGCGCCCTGGCCGGGGCTACGGGGATCGACGTGGCCGCCGAAATCCTGGCTGCACTTCGCGAGGCCGCCCGATGA